In Natronococcus occultus SP4, the following proteins share a genomic window:
- a CDS encoding DNA replication complex subunit Gins51: MNLDELRSVQSKERQKDSLQNLRPSFYQEVGEYIAELEDERDRAAEQADDPFSSPEVSRLTDEIETAKDVVEAIYERRMGKLVKQASLAAAGMAANDDGLTAEEADLFDDLVDRIDANKTRVLDVLEGVEAESEGVSETDDALGADAGTTTESDPAPDAPNEDSDPDSIAKTGTPDAPPMEPDPTAETADRSDEADVDPTTLEPDDDPRASDASEVTAADVMGGDPPTDPDEDTLDPDAATSSQTDGPENETESAPGEDVDSAVDEPDDAEATAASGDDLDRITVRMTRDVGSILGVDDREYTLSADDVITLPEQNASPLLERDAAERLD, from the coding sequence ATGAACTTAGACGAGCTACGATCCGTCCAGAGCAAGGAGCGCCAGAAGGACAGTCTCCAGAACCTGCGCCCCTCGTTCTACCAGGAGGTCGGCGAGTACATCGCCGAACTCGAGGACGAACGCGACCGCGCGGCCGAGCAGGCCGACGACCCCTTCTCCTCGCCCGAGGTGAGCCGGCTCACTGACGAGATCGAAACCGCCAAGGACGTCGTCGAGGCGATCTACGAGCGCCGAATGGGCAAGCTCGTCAAGCAGGCCAGCCTCGCGGCCGCGGGGATGGCCGCCAACGACGACGGCCTCACCGCCGAGGAGGCCGACCTCTTCGACGACCTCGTCGACCGCATCGACGCGAACAAGACCCGCGTCCTCGACGTCCTCGAGGGCGTCGAGGCCGAAAGCGAAGGTGTGTCCGAGACCGACGACGCGCTCGGAGCCGACGCCGGGACGACGACAGAATCTGACCCGGCGCCCGACGCGCCGAACGAGGACTCGGACCCGGACTCGATCGCGAAAACCGGAACGCCCGACGCGCCGCCGATGGAGCCGGATCCGACCGCCGAGACCGCGGACCGAAGCGACGAGGCCGACGTCGATCCGACGACGCTCGAGCCCGACGACGATCCCCGAGCGTCGGACGCCAGTGAGGTCACGGCGGCCGACGTCATGGGCGGCGATCCACCCACCGACCCCGACGAGGACACACTGGACCCCGACGCGGCGACGTCCTCGCAGACGGACGGTCCAGAAAACGAGACCGAGTCGGCACCGGGCGAGGACGTCGATTCCGCGGTCGACGAGCCGGACGACGCCGAGGCTACTGCAGCGTCCGGGGACGACCTCGATCGGATCACGGTCCGGATGACCCGCGACGTCGGCTCGATCCTCGGCGTCGACGACCGCGAGTACACCCTCTCGGCCGACGACGTCATCACCCTGCCGGAGCAGAACGCCTCGCCCCTGCTCGAGCGCGACGCCGCGGAACGGCTCGACTGA
- the priS gene encoding DNA primase small subunit PriS → MEERTRAYLRGRFRDHYRRTELTLPPAANEREWGFIPWTEGPDTTMVRHRSLLELGDLEEFLVRKRPRHVYFSAGRFRDPGASSMHEKEWQSADLVFDLDADHLPNVTLGEDSYAEMLATCKDALLRLLDFLENDFAFEELEIVFSGGRGYHVHVRDESVRHLDREHRREIVDYVRGIGMEFEELIETETVAGLGRKTPTERHTLRTEGGWGARTHDRFMSFLDELLALEEDAALERLQAFDGIGEGKATATLNAARNNRDQLEAGNVTVHTAVSQLAERFAHRAVEADNAPIDEPVTTDTNRLIRLPGSLHGGSGLETVRLDRDEIDAFEPLTDAVPETFTGHEIRVDVTDGGEVELGGDSFTVTEGDQSLPEYVAVFLMARGRAEKEKE, encoded by the coding sequence ATGGAGGAGCGAACGAGGGCCTATCTTCGGGGTCGATTCCGCGATCACTACCGCCGCACGGAGCTGACGCTCCCGCCCGCGGCAAACGAACGCGAGTGGGGATTCATCCCCTGGACCGAAGGGCCCGACACGACGATGGTTCGTCACCGTTCGCTGCTCGAACTCGGCGACCTCGAGGAGTTTCTCGTCCGCAAACGGCCCCGCCACGTCTACTTTTCTGCGGGGCGGTTTCGCGACCCCGGTGCGAGTTCGATGCACGAGAAGGAGTGGCAGTCCGCGGATCTCGTCTTCGACCTCGACGCCGACCACCTCCCGAACGTGACTCTCGGCGAGGACTCCTACGCCGAGATGCTCGCGACGTGCAAGGACGCCCTGCTCCGTCTGCTCGATTTCCTCGAGAACGACTTCGCGTTCGAGGAGCTGGAGATCGTTTTCTCGGGCGGGCGGGGGTATCACGTCCACGTCCGCGACGAGTCGGTCCGCCACCTCGACCGGGAACATCGGCGCGAGATCGTCGACTACGTCCGCGGGATCGGCATGGAGTTCGAGGAGCTGATCGAAACCGAGACCGTCGCCGGACTCGGCCGGAAGACGCCGACCGAGCGCCACACCTTACGGACAGAGGGCGGCTGGGGCGCCCGGACTCACGACCGGTTCATGTCGTTTCTCGACGAGCTGCTCGCCCTCGAAGAGGACGCGGCCCTCGAGCGACTGCAGGCGTTCGACGGGATCGGCGAGGGGAAGGCGACGGCGACGTTAAACGCCGCCCGGAACAACCGCGACCAGCTCGAGGCCGGCAACGTCACCGTCCACACCGCCGTTTCCCAGCTGGCCGAGCGGTTCGCCCACCGGGCGGTCGAGGCCGACAACGCCCCGATCGACGAGCCCGTGACGACCGACACGAACCGACTCATTCGCCTTCCGGGCAGCCTCCACGGGGGCAGCGGGCTCGAGACCGTTCGCCTCGATCGCGACGAGATCGACGCCTTCGAGCCGCTTACCGACGCCGTCCCGGAGACGTTTACGGGCCACGAGATCCGGGTCGACGTCACCGACGGCGGCGAAGTCGAGCTGGGTGGAGATAGCTTTACAGTCACGGAGGGCGATCAGTCGCTGCCGGAGTACGTCGCCGTGTTCCTCATGGCCCGGGGCCGAGCCGAGAAGGAGAAAGAATGA
- a CDS encoding peroxiredoxin — MLEIGDDAPEFVLQNQHGERVRRSAFDGHLVVYFYPRAGTDGCTTEAREFEDAREDFEDRGVGIVGISDDPVADLESFAADHELGFDLLSDPEGEVATLYDAYGEKRMFGNTFDGVFRTTYVVGPDGTIEAAYDDVSLDGHADDVLEDLGEGRTGKAAPER; from the coding sequence ATGCTCGAAATCGGCGACGACGCACCCGAGTTCGTACTGCAAAATCAACACGGCGAGAGGGTTCGCCGCTCGGCGTTCGACGGTCACCTCGTCGTCTACTTCTACCCGCGGGCCGGCACCGACGGCTGTACGACCGAGGCCCGCGAGTTCGAGGACGCTCGCGAGGATTTCGAGGACCGCGGCGTCGGAATCGTCGGAATCAGCGACGACCCGGTTGCGGATCTCGAATCGTTCGCCGCCGACCACGAGCTGGGGTTCGATCTGCTCTCGGATCCCGAGGGTGAGGTCGCGACGCTGTACGACGCCTACGGCGAGAAGCGCATGTTCGGCAACACCTTCGACGGCGTCTTCCGGACCACGTACGTCGTCGGCCCCGACGGCACGATCGAGGCGGCCTACGACGACGTCTCGCTCGACGGCCACGCCGACGACGTCCTCGAGGACCTCGGCGAGGGACGGACCGGGAAAGCCGCTCCGGAGCGGTAG